In the genome of Kallotenue papyrolyticum, the window ACGTGCTTGCTCCAGCGCAGGATTGAGCCCCGTCACCGTCTGCGGCAGGGGCAGCGCGCCCAGGCGCTCGGCCAACGCCAGCACGGCAGGGTCGGGACTGACCACGAGCGCCTGGCTGCTCAATCCCGCCTGATCCAGCGCGCGCCAAGCGTGGCACAGCAGCAGGCGCACCAGCGCGGCGCGTTGCTCGACGGTGAGCGCACCCGCCAGGCGCCGCTTGCCATCATGCAGCCCGCGGACCGGCAGGATCGTCCACAGGCGTGGCCGGGCAGAGTTCAAGGTAGGTCCTTTCCACACGATGCAGCTTCAGCAGCAGGTCGAAGCCGCGCTTGAGCAGAGCGTACTTGCGGTTGAGCAGCGCCTCCACCCGCGCCGCGGCGCTGGGCGGCAGCACGCGCGCCGTCGCGGCCAGGCTGGGCCCCAGCGGCCGTCCACGCGCATCGCAGGGCGCAACTTCGACCCGCGGCGTGTGGCGCACGCGTTTGACCTTGCCGCTGTTGGCCACGGTCATAACGTACCAGCAGCCGCCATCCTCGGCAAACCAGACAGGGGTCGGCACCGCACGGCCATCGCGGCGAACGGTGGTGAGACGCAGATAGCGGTGACCGCGCAGTACCCGCAGCGCGTCAGCCGTCATCGGGCGCACTCCCGCGCAAAGGCCAGCGTCTCCTCGGCCAGGCGGCGGCGATCCTCCTCGTCGCGCATCACCGCATCGGTCACCAGCACGCGCAGGCCGAGCGCTTCGATCGCCGCGCGCTGTTCGGCATCGGCCTGGTCGATCACCAGCCCATCGATCAGCCCGGCGTAGATGCGCGCCACGCCCAGCGCGGATGGCTCATGCCCCAGCCCGGCCAGCATGCGGTCGGCCGGCCCGCGCAGCGCTTTGCCGCCCACGATCGGACTGACGGCCACCACCGGCGCGCCCGTCTGGTGCAGCGCCGCGCGCATACCGCTGACCGCCAGGATCGGCCCGATGCTGACGATCGGGTTGGATGGGCAGATCACCACGGCCTGCGCCGCAGCCAGGGCCGCCCGCACCGGCGATGTGAGCTGCGCCTGCTCGATGCCACGCAGCTCGATGCCGCGCACCGCATCGCGATGC includes:
- a CDS encoding PPOX class F420-dependent oxidoreductase, producing the protein MTADALRVLRGHRYLRLTTVRRDGRAVPTPVWFAEDGGCWYVMTVANSGKVKRVRHTPRVEVAPCDARGRPLGPSLAATARVLPPSAAARVEALLNRKYALLKRGFDLLLKLHRVERTYLELCPATPVDDPAGPRAA
- the cofD gene encoding 2-phospho-L-lactate transferase, which translates into the protein MIVALAGGVGGAKLAQGLYRVLPPDTLTVIVNTADDFELWGLHISPDLDTVMYTLAGLANPVTGWGVVDESWQALAMLRRYGYETWFQIGDRDLATHVARSDWLRQGASLTEVTQRFTRALGLRAQLLPMCDAPVRTLVDTPAGRFEFQEYFVRRQHRDAVRGIELRGIEQAQLTSPVRAALAAAQAVVICPSNPIVSIGPILAVSGMRAALHQTGAPVVAVSPIVGGKALRGPADRMLAGLGHEPSALGVARIYAGLIDGLVIDQADAEQRAAIEALGLRVLVTDAVMRDEEDRRRLAEETLAFARECAR